The Theobroma cacao cultivar B97-61/B2 chromosome 2, Criollo_cocoa_genome_V2, whole genome shotgun sequence genome includes the window AGACAAAGGAAACAACTTATTGTATTTGCATTGCattcttattttataaaaaaaatctcaacaaataaatataattaagatataatatctaaaaaaattattgaagaattaaaaaattttaaataaatttttatttttttattacgttcaatcaaatttttttatttttattttaaatcaaattagctattatgattaatagttaattaattgttattaattaaaatattaattatcattttatgtcaTATAATGTTAATGTAACACGATGATATGACTATGTGACATTTTTCATATTCTATATTAATatcgaaaataaaaaataaaaaattaattaaatataataaaaaataaaaatttatttaaatttatttaaataatgtgactgcttttgaaaacattatatttttaattaatcatgataattttgaataaaaaatcaattatgtaattatttaaaaaatgaaatttaaaaaattttgaatttgaatgtaTTAAGGTCCACgatctaaaaaattttgattaatttaattattaacttaattaaCTAATCTAATTCCATAAAAAGAGAATTTCAAACAATTAACTTTCACGATATattcaattaatatgatttaaaaaatatttaatcgAATTAACCGAAAACAAATCTcttgcttttttattttattttatttatcctTTCCTTTACCGTTTACtgtaaaaaagtaaaaaaagggCCAAGCGACAGCGTGTgaaagataattttaactgtaGATTGGTCAGCAAGTCATTAGAGAAAGTACGAGGAACAGGTGGATTCTTTTCCTAATTTGAAACGGAAACAAAATCTACTCACTTGTTTTTGTCCGTACAAAACCGTTCCCTACTTAATTTATAAACACAAAGCCTCtctttactttcttttctctaCGTAGAATTAAGTGCGATTCATGAGCGGAGATTCCCCCGCAAAGATGCCTGAATCCGTCATCGGCGAGGGCATATTGGGGCTGCTGAAGCCATTGAATCGAGACGAGATTCTGGAGGTTTTATCTCAGGGGTTTTGCCAGCACTGTGAACTTCTTTTGGAGGAACGAATTCAAGGTGTTTTGAATAGTAAGACAATCACTCACCCTTCTTCaaatttactttctttttctttttttatttttctgtgAAGGGTTTTCTCTTGCACCGACTTATCAGGGTTTTTAGAGGAATTGATTAGATTCTCAATTAAGAATTTACTTATCACTGTTTTGCTTATGCTTTGTCtaattttctatagaaaactGTATATCTTACTCAATATTGATTAACTTCATTGTTGTTTTTAGTATAATTGTTTGTCAAGAATATTGGAGCTTTGAATGTACTAAATGGTTTTGGCTACGGTTATGTAGTAATCTTTCTATGATTGGAATTGGGGTTTTCACGGTTTGGTTTTGCAGGCCTTGAAAGCTTTTATCCAATTCTGCCATTTTACTTTGCTTGCATGTCTGTTactagaaaatttttgaagcaaTTTATTCACAAATGTTATATCATGATTTCGTtccagagagagagagaaaaacatCTGGTTTGTATTCATCGGAGAATGCCTCAGAATCTGTTATCAAGTCACCTCACCAAGAAGCGACCGGGGCCTTAAATGCTATCCCACCACCTAATTCAGTGAGCAGCAAACAGCTTGCTCGTACCTTCACAAATTCTGATATACTCCTTAATGATGGACTTGGTGGAACTTCCTCTGCGATTGACAATGGCTTATCAGAGGAGCAAAAGGAGCAGATCAGGTTTTCGCAGGTTGGCAGGAAAAAGGATTTTTTTCACATGGAGAAGATCAATGGGAAAGCAACCAATGTGCTGAAAGGGCTTGAGCTTCACACTAAGGTCTTCAATGCTGAGGAGCAGAAGAAAATTGTAGAGTGTGTCTATAGTCTACAACGTATGGGCCAAAAGGGGCAACTTAGAGGTGAATCTATGGAAAACTTAAccttttttgcttgttttcgTTTTAGTTATTGAGGTCGACCTTGATAATGAGCTATTAAATTCACTTGATTCAAATGCATGTAATCTCTTAAGCCTATTTAAGAATAACCATGAATAATTATAGGATTTCTTGTACTAATAATATTGATCTTTTCATTTGAATGTTTGCAGAACGTACATACTCTGAACCCAGGAAATGGATGCGTGGTAAAGGTCGTGTTACAATACAATTCGGctgttgttacaattatgcaGTGGTAATTTTCAATgcttattgtattttttttatctctgcTTTTGGCCTTTTAATCCTgaatttcatattaaattcTGTACCTTTACAGGACAAAAATGGGAACCCACCAGGTATCATGAGGGATGAAGAAGTTGATCCCTTGCCCCCATTGTTCAAGCAAATGATCAAAAGGATGGTCAGGTGGCATATTTTGCCTCCAACATGTGTTCCTAACAGTTGCATTGTGAACATTTATGATGAAGGCGATTGCATTCCTCCACATATTGACCACCATGACTTTCTCCGGCCCTTTTGCACTGTGTCATTCTTGACAGAGAGCAATGTTCTTTTTGGTTCAAGTTTGAAGATTGTGAGT containing:
- the LOC18607332 gene encoding uncharacterized protein LOC18607332, with protein sequence MSGDSPAKMPESVIGEGILGLLKPLNRDEILEVLSQGFCQHCELLLEERIQGVLNKRERKTSGLYSSENASESVIKSPHQEATGALNAIPPPNSVSSKQLARTFTNSDILLNDGLGGTSSAIDNGLSEEQKEQIRFSQVGRKKDFFHMEKINGKATNVLKGLELHTKVFNAEEQKKIVECVYSLQRMGQKGQLRERTYSEPRKWMRGKGRVTIQFGCCYNYAVDKNGNPPGIMRDEEVDPLPPLFKQMIKRMVRWHILPPTCVPNSCIVNIYDEGDCIPPHIDHHDFLRPFCTVSFLTESNVLFGSSLKIVSPGEFSGPVSIPLPVGSVLILNGNGADIAKHCVPGVPGKRISITFRSMDDSKLPYKFSSDPELLGIKPLIFSPSAKSAPQGHHQRPVIHSSFVKAVVQQNQHRNDQRVRDKAEESAKTTKNDSFLAGKNDFPPLGRVNKFGSRQ